In Gossypium arboreum isolate Shixiya-1 chromosome 6, ASM2569848v2, whole genome shotgun sequence, the following are encoded in one genomic region:
- the LOC108485448 gene encoding amino acid transporter AVT6C-like isoform X1, translating to MLQSSKRNGVTLQGKLLRSQLPFKKYNMKETETGSSDLTPLLADADSLENQSPRGLASVSGAVFNICTTMVGAGIMSIPATVKVLGIIPGFAVMFMIAVLVDITVEFLLRYTQSGKSTTYAGLMAESFGSLGSLAVQICVMVTNLGCLIIYLIIIEALLFLLGDVLCGNESGGTLHLGVLQEWFGIQWWNSPAYVILFVVLFVMLPLVLLPHMNSLRHSSAISILLAVVFIAISSAMAIYAFWKGKTQNMRLLPDFANQVSIFDLFTTVPVLVTGFGFHVNIHPIRSELSRPSDMSYAVRISLAICIAIYFSIGFFGYMLFGESIMSDILVNFDQNSDSAIGQLVNNTVRLSYAMHLALVFPVINFSLRTNIDELLFAKKPVLAKDKSRFTILTCLLLALTYTIAIVIPNIWYFFQFLGSTTVVCLSFIFPGAIVLRDVHGISRRKDKVMAILVIIMAILTSMIAIATNLWTVG from the exons ATGCTTCAGTCATCAAAAAGAAACGGTG TAACTCTCCAGGGAAAACTACTCAGAAGCCAACTACCCTTCAAAAAATACAACATGAAGGAAACTGAAACTGGTAGCAGTGACCTCACTCCACTTTTAGCTGATGCGGATTCTCTGGAAAATCAATCTCCAAGAGGCCTTGCATCAGTTTCTGGTGCGGTGTTTAACATATGCACCACAATGGTTGGAGCTGGAATCATGTCGATTCCAGCCACTGTTAAGGTTTTAGGCATCATTCCAGGCTTTGCTGTCATGTTCATGATTGCAGTCTTGGTTGATATCACGGTGGAATTCTTGCTGAGATACACTCAATCTGGCAAGTCAACAACCTATGCTGGATTAATGGCAGAATCGTTTGGATCATTGGGTTCCCTTGCAGTTCAAATCTGTGTTATGGTCACTAACCTTGGGTGTCTCATCATTTACTTGATTATCATTG AAGCTCTACTTTTTCTTCTAGGGGATGTTCTGTGTGGAAATGAGTCTGGAGGAACCTTGCATTTGGGGGTTTTACAAGAATGGTTTGGCATTCAATGGTGGAACTCTCCTGCTTATGTTATACTCTTTGTTGTGCTCTTTGTTATGCTCCCATTGGTCTTGTTGCCACATATGA ATTCATTGAGGCACAGTTCAGCAATATCCATTCTCCTTGCAGTAGTATTTATAGCCATAAGCTCAGCAATGGCAATTTATGCATTTTGGAAAGGGAAAACTCAAAACATGAGACTACTACCAGATTTTGCCAATCAAGTCTCTATCTTTGATCTTTTCACTACTGTTCCAGTCCTTGTTACCGGCTTTGGATTCCATGTTAACA TTCATCCCATAAGATCAGAACTTAGCAGACCTTCTGATATGAGCTATGCTGTAAGGATTTCTCTAGCAATCTGCATAGCCATTTACTTCTCTATTGGTTTCTTTGGATACATGCTCTTTGGGGAATCCATCATGTCCGATATCCTAGTGAACTTCGATCAAAATTCGGATTCCGCAATCGGTCAACTCGTAAACAATACGGTTCGATTAAGCTACGCAATGCACCTAGCTCTGGTCTTTCCCGTGATTAATTTCTCATTGAGAACTAACATTGATGAACTCCTCTTTGCAAAGAAGCCTGTTCTAGCCAAAGACAAGTCGAGATTCACGATCCTCACTTGCCTACTGCTCGCCCTTACGTACACAATCGCCATAGTCATACCGAATATTTGGTACTTCTTTCAGTTCCTAGGATCAACAACTGTTGTTTGCCTCTCATTCATTTTCCCAGGAGCCATTGTTCTCAG GGATGTACATGGCATATCGAGGAGAAAAGATAAGGTGATGGCAATATTGGTGATAATCATGGCTATTTTGACAAGCATGATAGCCATAGCTACCAACTTGTGGACCGTGGGGTAG
- the LOC108484382 gene encoding amino acid transporter AVT6C-like, whose amino-acid sequence MSPAAGVKEPLLPGSSKSAPAKPPSVSGAVFNVSTSIIGAGIMSIPATIKVLGVVPAFVMIVVIAWLADISVEFLMRYTHAGDTTTYAGVMRESFGRVGSILVQICVMITNLGCLIIYLIIIGDVLSGNHPEGSVHLGVLQQWFGIHWWNTRAFALLFTLIFVLLPLVVFKRVESLRYSSAISVFLAVVFVGISSVMAIMALLEGKTNSPRMVPELDNKAAFFDLFTAVPVIVTAFTFHFNVHPIGFEMDKPSDMISAVRVSMVLCAAIYFTIGLFGYLLFGDSIMADILVNFDQNSGSTIGSLLNDIVRLSYALHLMLVFPLLNFSLRANIDEFLFPNKTLLAKDNTRFWSLTLVILAFCYLAAIAIPNIWYFFQFMGSTSAVSLAFIFPGAIALRDAWGISTARDRILAAVMIVLAVVTSTIAISSNIYSLITGNQS is encoded by the exons ATGTCGCCGGCTGCCGGAGTAAAAGAGCCATTGCTTCCAGGAAGCAGCAAATCGGCACCAGCAAAGCCTCCATCGGTATCTGGCGCGGTGTTTAATGTGTCCACAAGCATCATCGGTGCTGGAATAATGTCAATCCCTGCAACAATCAAGGTGTTAGGTGTAGTTCCAGCATTTGTGATGATTGTGGTTATAGCTTGGTTAGCGGATATATCAGTTGAATTTTTGATGAGATACACACATGCTGGGGACACAACTACGTATGCTGGTGTTATGAGGGAATCGTTTGGGAGGGTTGGATCCATCCTTGTCCAAATATGTGTGATGATCACTAATCTTGGCTGCCTCATCATTTATTTGATTATTATAG GTGATGTTCTGTCAGGAAATCACCCTGAAGGATCAGTTCATTTGGGTGTTTTGCAACAATGGTTTGGCATTCACTGGTGGAACACGCGGGCTTTCGCCCTCCTCTTCACCCTCATCTTCGTTCTGCTTCCATTGGTTGTGTTCAAGCGTGTAG AATCATTGAGGTACAGTTCTGCAATATCAGTTTTTCTAGCTGTGGTATTTGTTGGTATAAGTTCAGTTATGGCAATTATGGCACTCTTAGAAGGGAAAACGAATAGTCCGAGAATGGTACCCGAATTGGACAACAAAGCTGCCTTCTTTGATCTCTTCACTGCTGTCCCTGTAATTGTCACAGCTTTCACGTTTCATTTCAATG TTCATCCAATTGGTTTTGAGATGGATAAACCTTCCGACATGATATCAGCAGTCCGAGTTTCAATGGTTTTATGTGCTGCCATCTACTTCACTATCGGACTGTTCGGATACCTTCTGTTTGGTGATTCAATCATGGCAGATATACTCGTAAACTTCGATCAAAATTCCGGTTCAACAATTGGTTCTTTACTCAACGACATTGTTCGATTGAGCTATGCACTTCACCTCATGCTAGTGTTCCCTCTTTTGAACTTCTCGTTAAGAGCCAACATAGATGAATTTCTTTTTCCAAACAAGACTCTTCTTGCAAAAGATAACACCAGATTTTGGTCCCTCACACTTGTTATTTTAGCCTTTTGTTACTTGGCAGCCATAGCCATTCCTAACATATGGTACTTCTTTCAATTCATGGGATCGACCTCTGCGGTCAGCCTCGCGTTTATCTTCCCGGGAGCCATTGCTCTTAG GGATGCTTGGGGCATATCGACGGCGAGGGATCGGATTTTGGCAGCAGTCATGATTGTTCTGGCTGTAGTGACAAGCACAATCGCCATTTCTTCTAACATATATAGCCTTATAACAGGAAATCAGTCATGA
- the LOC108485448 gene encoding amino acid transporter AVT6C-like isoform X2 — protein MLQSSKRNGVTLQGKLLRSQLPFKKYNMKETETGSSDLTPLLADADSLENQSPRGLASVSGAVFNICTTMVGAGIMSIPATVKVLGIIPGFAVMFMIAVLVDITVEFLLRYTQSGKSTTYAGLMAESFGSLGSLAVQICVMVTNLGCLIIYLIIIGDVLCGNESGGTLHLGVLQEWFGIQWWNSPAYVILFVVLFVMLPLVLLPHMNSLRHSSAISILLAVVFIAISSAMAIYAFWKGKTQNMRLLPDFANQVSIFDLFTTVPVLVTGFGFHVNIHPIRSELSRPSDMSYAVRISLAICIAIYFSIGFFGYMLFGESIMSDILVNFDQNSDSAIGQLVNNTVRLSYAMHLALVFPVINFSLRTNIDELLFAKKPVLAKDKSRFTILTCLLLALTYTIAIVIPNIWYFFQFLGSTTVVCLSFIFPGAIVLRDVHGISRRKDKVMAILVIIMAILTSMIAIATNLWTVG, from the exons ATGCTTCAGTCATCAAAAAGAAACGGTG TAACTCTCCAGGGAAAACTACTCAGAAGCCAACTACCCTTCAAAAAATACAACATGAAGGAAACTGAAACTGGTAGCAGTGACCTCACTCCACTTTTAGCTGATGCGGATTCTCTGGAAAATCAATCTCCAAGAGGCCTTGCATCAGTTTCTGGTGCGGTGTTTAACATATGCACCACAATGGTTGGAGCTGGAATCATGTCGATTCCAGCCACTGTTAAGGTTTTAGGCATCATTCCAGGCTTTGCTGTCATGTTCATGATTGCAGTCTTGGTTGATATCACGGTGGAATTCTTGCTGAGATACACTCAATCTGGCAAGTCAACAACCTATGCTGGATTAATGGCAGAATCGTTTGGATCATTGGGTTCCCTTGCAGTTCAAATCTGTGTTATGGTCACTAACCTTGGGTGTCTCATCATTTACTTGATTATCATTG GGGATGTTCTGTGTGGAAATGAGTCTGGAGGAACCTTGCATTTGGGGGTTTTACAAGAATGGTTTGGCATTCAATGGTGGAACTCTCCTGCTTATGTTATACTCTTTGTTGTGCTCTTTGTTATGCTCCCATTGGTCTTGTTGCCACATATGA ATTCATTGAGGCACAGTTCAGCAATATCCATTCTCCTTGCAGTAGTATTTATAGCCATAAGCTCAGCAATGGCAATTTATGCATTTTGGAAAGGGAAAACTCAAAACATGAGACTACTACCAGATTTTGCCAATCAAGTCTCTATCTTTGATCTTTTCACTACTGTTCCAGTCCTTGTTACCGGCTTTGGATTCCATGTTAACA TTCATCCCATAAGATCAGAACTTAGCAGACCTTCTGATATGAGCTATGCTGTAAGGATTTCTCTAGCAATCTGCATAGCCATTTACTTCTCTATTGGTTTCTTTGGATACATGCTCTTTGGGGAATCCATCATGTCCGATATCCTAGTGAACTTCGATCAAAATTCGGATTCCGCAATCGGTCAACTCGTAAACAATACGGTTCGATTAAGCTACGCAATGCACCTAGCTCTGGTCTTTCCCGTGATTAATTTCTCATTGAGAACTAACATTGATGAACTCCTCTTTGCAAAGAAGCCTGTTCTAGCCAAAGACAAGTCGAGATTCACGATCCTCACTTGCCTACTGCTCGCCCTTACGTACACAATCGCCATAGTCATACCGAATATTTGGTACTTCTTTCAGTTCCTAGGATCAACAACTGTTGTTTGCCTCTCATTCATTTTCCCAGGAGCCATTGTTCTCAG GGATGTACATGGCATATCGAGGAGAAAAGATAAGGTGATGGCAATATTGGTGATAATCATGGCTATTTTGACAAGCATGATAGCCATAGCTACCAACTTGTGGACCGTGGGGTAG
- the LOC108486786 gene encoding uncharacterized protein LOC108486786, whose amino-acid sequence MEENLARYICSILQDNQQNSEVLVQDVQYIRAQVKIVKCTVNDIPVDISFNQTAGLSALCFLEKVDQLIGKDHLFKRSIILIKAWCYYESRILGAHHGLISTYALETMILYIINVFHSSLSAVFCLAGCIYIIDYSSSQYFDNEF is encoded by the exons ATGGAGGAAAATTTGGCAAGATATATCTGCAGTATCTTACAAGATAACCAGCAGAACTCTGAGGTTCTAGTACAGGATGTTCAATATATTCGTGCACAG GTTAAAATAGTGAAATGCACTGTGAATGACATACCGGTGGACATCTCTTTCAATCAAACGGCTGGTCTATCTGCACTTTGCTTTCTGGAGAAG GTTGACCAGCTAATTGGAAAAGATCATCTTTTCAAACGCAGTATTATTTTAATCAAGGCCTGGTGCTATTACGAGAGCCGGATCCTTGGTGCACACCATGGCTTGATTTCTACATATGCATTAGAAACAAtgattttatatatcattaatgTCTTTCATTCATCCTTAAGTGCGGTATTTTGTTTGGCGGGATGTATTTATATCATAGATTATtcttcttctcaatattttgataatgaattttaa